The Plectropomus leopardus isolate mb chromosome 7, YSFRI_Pleo_2.0, whole genome shotgun sequence genome window below encodes:
- the LOC121946178 gene encoding vitelline membrane outer layer protein 1 homolog translates to MASLLTAVAVLAVLSGGLCEEKTFLQRAGVAFNSRAYDSLLTVNNGEGFGNWTWPEMCPENFFAVGFSVRVEPNQYAADDTALNGIRLICAKDGSRSFLYSVESHTGYFGDWSQPQYCPSGVLTAFQLNVEPHQGLFGDDTAVNNIKFRCSSNPTLEGPGMSWGEYGHWSEECQGGGICGIETKMEEYQYGLDDSSLNDARFHCCAKPQQ, encoded by the exons ATGGCAAGTCTTTTAACTGCTGTGGCCGTGCTGGCCGTGTTGTCCGGTGGACTCTGTGAGGAGAAAACCTTCCTGCAGCGAGCTGGTGTCGCCTTTAACAGCAGAGCGTACGACTCTCTGCTCACTGTGAACAACGGAGAGGGGTTTGGAAACTGGACCTGGCCCGAAATGTGTCCTGAAAACTTCTTTGCTGTTGGATTCAGTGTCAGG GTGGAGCCAAACCAGTACGCGGCAGACGACACCGCCCTGAATGGGATCCGCCTCATCTGTGCCAAAGACGGGAGCCGAAGCTTCCTGTACTCTGTTGAGTCCCACACCGGCTA TTTTGGTGACTGGTCCCAGCCCCAGTACTGCCCCAGTGGCGTGCTCACCGCTTTCCAGCTCAACGTGGAGCCCCATCAGGGTCTGTTCGGCGACGACACGGCCGTCAACAACATCAAGTTCCGCTGCAGCAGCAACCCGACGCTGGAGGGCCCCGGCATGAGCTGGGGAGAGTACGGCCACTGGAGCGAGGAGTGTCAGGGCGGAGGAATCTGTGGCATCGAGACCAAGATGGAGGAATACCAGTACGGCCTGGACGACTCCAGCCTCAACGATGCGCGCTTCCATTGCTGTGCCAAGCCTCAGCAG tGA